A genomic window from Pseudoalteromonas piratica includes:
- a CDS encoding substrate-binding periplasmic protein: protein MNFKHLIHIVIFATLLLAHSVKANERLVVAVDHAPPYSYTLGETRPRGLLIDIMMRISKQLNISLQLTPCPVSRCVQLIKAGQADIGGAFIKTPERARDMVFLEPAYMVLSSPFVFYAQTELDITVNNYQDLYGKRIGVVRGAAHFARFDNDKALNKVAVQSERIAMDLLLKGRLDVVIAVEQTADHSLSVLNQPTHRLKKLNYRHDEPILGFAVASKRSENQKLIKQVQESLWSLAQSGELSQLVDLYDLPPVVVN, encoded by the coding sequence TTGAATTTTAAACACCTAATACATATCGTAATTTTCGCTACGTTATTGCTCGCACATTCTGTTAAAGCCAATGAGCGATTGGTTGTGGCTGTTGATCATGCACCTCCTTATAGCTACACCTTAGGTGAAACCCGACCTAGAGGTCTACTCATCGACATTATGATGCGTATCTCCAAGCAGCTAAATATTTCTTTGCAACTAACGCCTTGTCCTGTTTCTCGTTGTGTTCAACTCATTAAAGCGGGGCAGGCAGACATTGGTGGTGCTTTTATAAAAACGCCTGAGCGCGCGCGTGACATGGTATTTCTTGAGCCTGCTTATATGGTTTTGAGTTCGCCATTTGTCTTTTATGCGCAAACCGAGCTGGATATTACGGTCAATAATTATCAGGATTTATATGGTAAGCGCATTGGGGTTGTACGCGGGGCAGCTCATTTTGCGCGTTTCGACAATGATAAAGCGCTCAACAAAGTTGCTGTTCAAAGTGAACGAATCGCAATGGATTTACTGCTCAAAGGTCGTTTAGATGTTGTAATCGCCGTTGAGCAGACTGCAGATCATTCTTTAAGTGTATTAAACCAACCAACACACAGATTAAAAAAATTGAACTATCGCCACGATGAACCGATTCTTGGATTTGCCGTTGCGTCAAAACGTTCTGAAAATCAAAAGTTAATCAAGCAAGTACAAGAGTCACTGTGGTCTCTTGCTCAATCAGGTGAATTATCTCAACTGGTTGATTTGTATG
- a CDS encoding sensor histidine kinase: protein MHWIAKYKLAIGINLLLFSFILLISISWQFGPLGIEDVNVARLTHYSVHIIALPILCIYLPLRYIKQRFNSGKKAYLAGLVLSVFAGVVSATYTHTISVPGSFLFKVEGGTKQVDDPDYVHGSDTNSYVSLIITTNVKGYDKPLGPAYFYVESFLHSLFYCVYMLCYLQAFGILHKHKLKTQLKQQQLDVLQYQLNPHFLFNSLNSIRGMLYEDVNEAKKLLLEFRQLFKHHFDNKKHCIALQQELLLCRHYLQLEKVRFEERLNLNISVPKECESLLVPSMSIFTLIENAIKHGIGQLPQGGCINIDVNQQGKKLCIVISNPINISARHADGTRTGLTNLEARLALLYRDNFSINCERTTDQFSVELQIPVKKDKSSE, encoded by the coding sequence TTGCATTGGATAGCAAAGTATAAATTGGCGATTGGCATTAACTTGCTACTCTTTTCATTTATTCTTCTTATCAGTATTTCTTGGCAATTTGGTCCCTTAGGTATTGAGGATGTAAATGTTGCACGCCTTACCCACTACAGTGTGCATATAATTGCTCTTCCAATACTGTGTATTTATCTGCCCCTTAGATACATTAAACAAAGATTTAATAGTGGCAAAAAGGCTTATTTAGCTGGCTTAGTACTCAGCGTGTTTGCTGGTGTTGTAAGCGCAACCTATACGCACACAATATCTGTTCCCGGCAGCTTTCTATTCAAAGTTGAGGGCGGTACCAAACAAGTCGATGATCCTGATTATGTGCATGGTAGTGACACCAATTCTTATGTGTCGCTTATCATAACCACCAATGTGAAGGGGTATGACAAACCTCTTGGGCCTGCATACTTTTATGTTGAAAGCTTTTTGCATAGCCTTTTTTATTGTGTGTATATGCTGTGTTACCTTCAAGCATTTGGTATTTTGCATAAGCACAAACTAAAAACACAACTGAAGCAACAACAGCTTGATGTATTGCAGTACCAACTGAATCCTCACTTTTTGTTTAACTCATTAAATAGTATTCGCGGAATGCTCTATGAGGATGTGAATGAAGCCAAAAAACTCTTGCTTGAGTTTCGTCAATTGTTCAAACACCATTTTGATAACAAAAAACACTGCATTGCGTTACAGCAAGAATTACTGCTTTGCCGCCATTACCTCCAACTTGAAAAAGTGCGTTTTGAAGAGCGCCTTAATCTTAATATCTCAGTACCAAAAGAGTGTGAGAGTTTACTCGTACCCAGTATGAGTATCTTTACCCTCATTGAGAATGCTATCAAACATGGTATTGGCCAATTGCCGCAAGGTGGTTGCATCAATATTGATGTTAATCAGCAAGGCAAAAAGCTATGTATTGTGATCAGCAATCCAATTAATATCTCAGCCCGCCATGCTGATGGCACTCGCACTGGCTTAACCAATTTAGAAGCGCGTTTGGCATTGTTATATCGCGATAACTTTTCCATAAATTGCGAACGCACTACAGATCAATTTAGCGTTGAACTGCAAATACCAGTTAAAAAGGATAAAAGCAGTGAATAG
- a CDS encoding histidine kinase has protein sequence MNRSHDYYIAQGIITSLILLFPLVAVTFFAPEKLMQHALEWLLYTLMLVSVWHLVTRRFIKRMLQKQRFYRALVVLSAVIITVAILYLPSMLLSYFWYDDAAERQQLVKSLTKFNLFLSFVWTIGYVSAQAIREKASIEKSIKHHSLKMLAQQVQPAFLYQCLDNIEALMDKDTDAASESITDLAELLRYKLQAGKQDLVELKQELNAIKYMQRLANAGDLTLSISEELELRSVTIPPLLVYNLLYMLNLKVAQPLHVDVSLSAQACTISVSGFSYQPRLIISRIKGHYIDFFTSQQAKINFQDKRLNLTIIV, from the coding sequence GTGAATAGGTCGCATGATTACTACATTGCCCAAGGCATTATTACTTCTCTGATTTTACTCTTTCCGCTTGTGGCAGTTACCTTTTTTGCGCCAGAGAAACTTATGCAACACGCGCTCGAGTGGTTGTTATATACACTTATGCTTGTTTCAGTATGGCACTTAGTAACCCGTCGTTTTATTAAACGCATGTTGCAAAAACAACGTTTTTACCGTGCCCTTGTTGTACTCAGTGCGGTGATTATTACAGTGGCAATCCTTTATCTGCCGAGCATGTTACTCAGTTATTTTTGGTATGATGATGCTGCGGAGCGGCAACAATTGGTTAAATCACTAACAAAGTTTAATTTATTTTTGAGCTTCGTTTGGACAATTGGTTACGTCAGCGCTCAGGCAATCCGTGAAAAGGCCAGCATTGAAAAAAGTATTAAGCATCACTCCCTTAAAATGCTTGCTCAGCAAGTGCAACCCGCGTTCTTATACCAGTGCTTAGATAATATTGAAGCGCTAATGGACAAAGACACCGATGCAGCGAGCGAATCAATCACAGACTTAGCTGAACTATTACGCTATAAGCTGCAAGCTGGAAAGCAAGATTTAGTGGAGCTAAAACAAGAGTTGAACGCCATCAAATACATGCAGCGTCTAGCCAATGCGGGCGATCTGACGCTCTCAATCTCTGAAGAGCTGGAGTTGCGATCAGTCACCATACCACCGCTGTTGGTATACAACCTGCTATATATGCTTAACTTAAAAGTCGCTCAGCCACTTCATGTCGATGTATCGCTCAGTGCACAAGCTTGTACGATTTCAGTATCAGGATTTAGTTATCAGCCTAGGCTTATCATCTCGCGTATCAAAGGCCATTACATTGACTTTTTTACCAGTCAGCAAGCCAAAATTAACTTTCAAGACAAGCGGCTAAACCTCACTATTATTGTGTAA
- a CDS encoding mechanosensitive ion channel family protein: MSKIEQLLAPWLSETFPTVVWLPKALSICSGILLLVVLYFVARHLILPSFEKLAVYISPHRLGQLKPLLTKLNRRLAGFICSVAFLSSFHYFYLPGEEGELFYSTVGQILAVIYSGFIFSSIISIAGAAYNQLSFAKDVPILGIIQVVKLITFIVTSILVVSVLLDKSPAYILSGFGALAAMLLLVFKDTILGFVASIQIAANRLVADGDWIQLDQYGADGEIEELGLNTVKVRNWDKTITTVPTYALISQSFKNWRGMQESGGRRIKRAINLDLNSICIIDNEFIDAIKSHHIVADILSQQQFEEAIDKSNIRLFRIYAEEYLRQHQALNKDLTLMVRELAPTSEGLPVEIYCFSSDKRWIPYEHLQADLIDHLLAVLSVFSLRPYQRVTGQLTQ; this comes from the coding sequence ATGAGCAAAATAGAACAGCTATTAGCACCATGGTTATCTGAAACTTTCCCAACCGTGGTTTGGCTACCAAAAGCGCTTTCTATTTGCTCAGGCATATTATTGCTTGTCGTGCTTTATTTTGTTGCTAGGCACTTAATTTTACCGAGCTTTGAAAAGCTCGCTGTCTATATTTCCCCTCATCGTTTAGGGCAATTAAAGCCATTACTGACAAAATTAAATCGCCGACTCGCTGGTTTTATTTGTAGTGTGGCATTTCTATCAAGCTTTCACTATTTCTACCTTCCTGGTGAAGAGGGGGAGCTTTTTTACAGTACTGTAGGCCAAATTCTCGCGGTGATTTACAGCGGCTTCATTTTTAGTTCGATTATTAGTATCGCTGGGGCAGCTTATAACCAGCTCAGCTTTGCCAAAGATGTGCCCATTTTGGGCATTATTCAGGTGGTAAAACTGATTACCTTTATTGTGACCTCGATTTTAGTTGTTAGTGTCTTATTGGATAAATCACCTGCTTATATATTGTCAGGCTTTGGTGCACTTGCTGCGATGCTATTGTTAGTCTTTAAAGACACGATATTGGGGTTTGTTGCAAGTATTCAGATCGCGGCAAATCGCTTGGTTGCGGATGGTGATTGGATTCAGCTTGATCAATATGGTGCCGATGGTGAAATTGAAGAGCTTGGCCTCAACACTGTTAAAGTTCGAAATTGGGATAAAACCATTACCACAGTGCCAACTTATGCGCTTATTTCTCAGTCATTCAAGAATTGGCGAGGCATGCAGGAGTCAGGCGGGCGCAGAATAAAACGTGCAATTAATCTTGATTTAAACAGCATTTGCATTATTGATAATGAATTTATTGATGCGATTAAATCACATCACATTGTTGCGGATATTCTTTCTCAGCAGCAATTTGAAGAGGCGATAGATAAAAGTAATATCAGGCTTTTTCGTATTTATGCTGAAGAATATTTACGCCAACATCAGGCCCTAAACAAAGACTTAACACTGATGGTACGTGAATTAGCACCAACATCTGAAGGTTTACCTGTTGAGATTTATTGCTTTAGTAGCGACAAGCGATGGATCCCCTATGAGCATTTGCAGGCGGATCTGATTGACCATTTATTGGCAGTGCTGAGTGTATTTTCGTTGCGGCCATACCAAAGAGTAACAGGGCAACTTACACAATAA
- a CDS encoding acyltransferase encodes MLARFLPGVLLAPIVFTVLVGNVVLWGAIVFLLGLLKIVLPIQLIRDVLHLAYKGWCKGNYFGVWLACDNWQVDVEGELDESAWYLLISNHQSWLDIMVLSGLGRLPAPKFFLKDELKWVPFVGAGAWAMDMPFMKRVSKAKVAKNPKLKGMDVERTKRACRHFRLNPTTIINFVEGSRFTSEKHQKQRSPFKHLLKPKAGGIAFALEVLGEKMDGLLNTSIVYHGTSETICKDMLFGKLSKIHVDIKVQSISPDLLGNYQHDREFRVEFQQKLNDIWQNKDVQIALMQENSELPKVTPAHSN; translated from the coding sequence ATGCTAGCCAGATTTTTACCGGGTGTGTTGCTTGCGCCAATCGTGTTTACTGTGCTTGTAGGCAATGTCGTATTATGGGGCGCCATTGTCTTTTTGTTAGGACTATTAAAAATTGTTTTGCCGATTCAACTTATCCGTGATGTATTGCACCTTGCTTATAAAGGTTGGTGTAAGGGCAACTATTTCGGGGTCTGGCTTGCATGTGATAATTGGCAAGTTGATGTTGAAGGTGAGTTAGACGAGAGTGCTTGGTACTTACTGATTTCAAATCACCAGAGCTGGCTCGACATTATGGTATTGAGTGGTCTTGGCCGTTTGCCTGCGCCGAAATTCTTTTTAAAAGATGAGCTTAAGTGGGTGCCATTTGTTGGTGCTGGGGCATGGGCGATGGATATGCCATTTATGAAGCGCGTGAGTAAAGCCAAAGTGGCTAAAAACCCAAAACTAAAAGGTATGGATGTAGAGCGCACCAAACGTGCTTGTCGTCATTTCCGATTAAACCCAACAACCATTATTAATTTTGTTGAAGGCTCGCGATTTACTTCCGAAAAACATCAAAAACAGCGCAGCCCTTTTAAGCATTTGCTCAAGCCTAAAGCCGGTGGGATTGCGTTTGCGTTGGAAGTACTTGGTGAGAAGATGGATGGTTTGCTCAATACTAGCATTGTTTATCACGGTACCTCTGAAACGATTTGCAAGGATATGCTATTTGGTAAACTCAGCAAAATTCACGTCGATATCAAAGTTCAATCTATCTCGCCAGATTTACTTGGTAATTATCAGCATGATCGCGAGTTTAGAGTTGAGTTTCAGCAAAAATTGAATGATATTTGGCAGAACAAAGACGTACAAATCGCACTGATGCAAGAGAACTCTGAATTACCTAAGGTAACGCCAGCACACTCTAATTAA
- a CDS encoding acyltransferase: MYYLRALISLLFYTVNTLFWFAPIFLAGVLKLLPIKPWQAMWSLVAKWCASRWVGTNSIIQYIFTPTKLVITGNPEFTYKDWYLVVANHQSWVDILVMQRVLHKKIPFLNFFLKKELIYVPFLGLAWWALDFPFMKRASKSQLKKNPSLRTKDMETTKKACAKFKHVPVSIVNFVEGTRFTKDKHIRQKSQFDNLLKPKAGGVAFVMEAMGEQLNKLVDVTICYPKGTPTFFDYLAGKVPEIRVHIEVKPVSSNWVGNYSNDSEFRVQFQNELNDLWQGKDQQLAKLKHTQAAEEVSC; this comes from the coding sequence TTGTATTATTTAAGAGCCCTAATTTCATTACTGTTTTACACAGTCAACACCTTGTTTTGGTTTGCCCCAATTTTTCTGGCTGGTGTTTTAAAGTTATTACCAATCAAACCATGGCAAGCAATGTGGAGCCTTGTTGCGAAATGGTGTGCAAGCCGTTGGGTTGGTACCAACAGCATAATTCAGTATATTTTTACACCGACAAAATTGGTTATTACAGGTAACCCAGAATTCACTTATAAAGACTGGTATTTGGTGGTGGCTAACCATCAATCTTGGGTCGATATACTTGTTATGCAGCGTGTATTGCATAAGAAAATCCCTTTCCTTAATTTCTTTCTTAAAAAAGAGCTGATCTATGTGCCATTTTTAGGTTTGGCATGGTGGGCGCTCGATTTCCCATTTATGAAACGAGCGAGTAAAAGCCAGCTAAAGAAAAACCCATCGCTGCGCACCAAAGATATGGAAACCACAAAGAAAGCCTGTGCCAAGTTTAAGCATGTACCGGTGAGTATTGTTAACTTTGTAGAAGGTACGCGTTTCACTAAAGACAAGCATATTCGTCAAAAAAGTCAGTTCGATAACTTATTAAAACCTAAAGCAGGCGGCGTTGCGTTTGTTATGGAAGCAATGGGTGAGCAACTGAATAAGCTCGTAGATGTCACAATTTGTTATCCGAAAGGTACACCTACTTTCTTTGACTACTTGGCAGGTAAAGTACCTGAAATCCGCGTACATATTGAAGTTAAGCCAGTGTCGTCAAACTGGGTTGGTAACTATTCAAATGACTCTGAATTCCGCGTGCAATTTCAAAATGAACTAAACGACTTATGGCAAGGTAAAGATCAGCAGTTGGCTAAGTTAAAGCATACTCAAGCAGCTGAGGAAGTATCATGCTAG
- the speA gene encoding biosynthetic arginine decarboxylase codes for MTLAITNARETYNIAHWSEGYFDINEQGELVAFPDKDQTKQGVSLAQLTEQFKEQGLTLPVLVRFTDILQSRVDTLVGAFADAKQSRNYQGKYTCVYPIKVNQQSSVVKKLLAHQSNKVGLEAGSKPELMAILGVADKPIKIVCNGYKDSEFLRLACIGQAMGHDVNIVVEKLSELDVLLQEIETLGIEPGIGIRIRLNSVGKGKWQNTGGEKGKFGLTASQVLSAIERLKKVGKEHLLTLVHFHIGSQIANIRDIHRALKECARHYAELCQMGVALKTIDVGGGLGVDYEGSGSRNSCSMNYTVAEYARNVVNTFADTCEANNLPQPDIITESGRALTAHHAVLITDVIDVEEAPKLHSDIVLSDSSPQVLQEMWQAKQRLTPRLALEIYHDAMHLFSEAHEQYVHGLLSMTDWSQIETLYFDILRAVRAQLSINARSHREVIDDLNEKLADKLFVNFSLFQSLPDVWGIQQLFPVMPIERLDEACSQRAIIQDITCDSDGQIREYVDGAGIEASLPIPPYKPGEQYHLAMFMVGAYQEILGDLHNLFGDTDSVHIELDDNGFALTNALKGDSVEDVLRYVHYNESDLKTTYQNRLAASSLSQALQQSYLAELEAGLSGYTYFED; via the coding sequence ATGACATTGGCTATAACAAACGCACGTGAAACTTATAACATTGCTCACTGGAGTGAAGGTTACTTTGATATTAATGAACAAGGTGAGCTAGTAGCATTTCCTGATAAGGACCAGACAAAGCAAGGTGTTTCTTTAGCGCAGTTAACTGAGCAATTTAAGGAACAAGGCTTAACCTTACCTGTGTTGGTTCGTTTTACTGATATTTTACAGTCGCGTGTTGATACGCTAGTTGGTGCGTTTGCGGATGCAAAACAAAGTCGAAATTATCAGGGCAAATACACCTGTGTTTATCCCATTAAAGTTAATCAGCAGTCGTCAGTAGTAAAAAAGCTGCTTGCTCATCAAAGCAACAAAGTAGGCCTTGAAGCAGGTTCTAAGCCTGAACTAATGGCGATTTTAGGTGTGGCAGACAAGCCAATTAAAATCGTTTGCAATGGCTACAAAGACAGCGAGTTTTTGCGTTTAGCGTGTATTGGTCAAGCGATGGGCCATGACGTAAATATTGTCGTTGAAAAGCTCTCAGAGCTTGATGTGTTATTGCAAGAAATTGAAACTTTAGGTATCGAACCTGGCATTGGTATTCGTATTCGCCTTAACTCTGTGGGTAAAGGGAAATGGCAAAACACGGGTGGTGAAAAAGGCAAATTTGGCCTTACGGCTAGCCAAGTGTTGAGCGCTATTGAGCGTTTGAAAAAAGTAGGAAAAGAGCACTTACTTACACTTGTGCATTTCCACATTGGTTCACAAATTGCGAATATTCGCGATATTCACCGTGCATTAAAAGAGTGTGCACGTCATTATGCTGAGCTTTGCCAAATGGGTGTCGCGCTTAAAACGATTGATGTCGGCGGTGGTTTAGGTGTGGATTACGAAGGTTCTGGTTCACGTAATTCGTGCTCGATGAATTACACTGTGGCGGAGTATGCGCGCAATGTTGTAAATACCTTTGCTGATACCTGTGAAGCGAATAACCTGCCGCAGCCGGACATTATTACTGAGTCAGGACGTGCGCTGACAGCGCATCATGCGGTGCTCATCACAGATGTTATTGATGTTGAAGAAGCACCAAAATTACACAGTGATATTGTGCTTTCAGATAGCTCGCCTCAAGTACTGCAAGAAATGTGGCAAGCGAAACAGCGCTTAACGCCGCGGTTAGCGCTTGAAATTTACCACGATGCAATGCATTTGTTTAGCGAAGCACATGAGCAATACGTGCACGGGTTATTATCGATGACCGATTGGTCGCAAATTGAAACCTTATATTTTGATATTCTTCGTGCAGTGCGAGCACAGCTAAGTATTAATGCTCGTTCGCACCGTGAGGTGATTGATGATTTAAATGAGAAGCTTGCAGACAAGTTGTTTGTTAATTTCTCATTATTCCAATCATTACCGGATGTATGGGGTATTCAACAGTTATTCCCAGTGATGCCAATTGAACGCTTAGATGAAGCGTGTTCGCAGCGTGCGATTATTCAAGACATTACGTGTGACTCTGATGGCCAAATTCGTGAATACGTAGACGGTGCTGGTATTGAAGCAAGTTTACCGATCCCTCCTTACAAACCTGGTGAGCAGTATCACCTTGCGATGTTTATGGTGGGGGCTTACCAAGAGATTTTAGGTGATTTACATAACCTCTTTGGTGATACAGATTCAGTGCATATTGAGCTAGATGACAATGGATTTGCACTTACCAATGCCTTAAAGGGTGACAGTGTAGAAGATGTGCTGAGATATGTTCACTACAATGAGAGCGATCTTAAAACCACTTATCAAAATCGATTAGCAGCAAGTAGCTTATCGCAGGCGTTACAACAGTCGTATTTGGCAGAGTTAGAAGCAGGACTAAGTGGCTACACTTACTTTGAAGACTGA
- the speE gene encoding polyamine aminopropyltransferase yields the protein MSNLDANTWFTEISDRDGSAFSLRINKKLESKQSPFQLVEMYETTDFGNLMIIDGCTMVSTRENFFYHEMMSHPALFSHPAPKNVVIIGGGDCGTLREVLKHPGVETVHQIDIDEVVTEMSLKYFPELCASNNDPRATVMFDDGIKFMAEAAPESIDVIIVDGTDPVGPGEGLFNHAFYTSCLKALRSGGILIQQSESPLMHQQLLRETRAAMLEVGFADLQTLPFPQPIYPSGLWSATMARKGENFTAFRAEDVENAPFDTEYYNVGIHQGALATPNFLKRALAK from the coding sequence ATGTCTAATTTAGATGCTAATACTTGGTTCACTGAAATAAGTGATCGTGATGGCAGTGCTTTTTCACTGCGCATTAATAAAAAACTAGAGTCAAAACAATCGCCATTTCAACTTGTTGAAATGTATGAAACAACAGACTTTGGTAATTTAATGATTATTGATGGCTGCACTATGGTAAGTACACGCGAGAACTTTTTCTATCATGAAATGATGAGCCATCCAGCATTGTTTTCACACCCAGCACCGAAGAACGTTGTGATCATTGGCGGTGGTGATTGCGGTACATTACGCGAAGTACTTAAACACCCAGGTGTTGAAACCGTTCATCAAATTGACATTGACGAAGTGGTAACGGAAATGTCGTTGAAATACTTCCCTGAATTATGTGCGTCGAACAACGATCCACGCGCAACTGTGATGTTTGATGATGGCATTAAGTTTATGGCTGAAGCCGCACCAGAATCTATCGATGTTATTATTGTTGATGGTACTGACCCAGTAGGTCCTGGTGAAGGTTTATTTAACCATGCGTTCTATACTAGCTGCCTAAAAGCACTGCGCTCTGGCGGTATCTTAATTCAGCAAAGTGAATCGCCATTAATGCACCAACAATTACTGCGTGAAACACGTGCAGCAATGTTAGAAGTTGGTTTTGCCGATTTACAAACGCTGCCATTCCCACAACCAATTTACCCTTCAGGTTTATGGTCAGCCACCATGGCACGCAAAGGTGAAAACTTCACAGCATTCAGAGCTGAAGATGTTGAAAATGCACCATTTGATACTGAATATTACAACGTAGGCATTCACCAAGGCGCATTAGCAACACCTAACTTCTTAAAGCGTGCTTTAGCTAAATAA
- a CDS encoding glycoside hydrolase family 97 protein — protein sequence MKKALLLLILAPCLQAKTVSVSSPNQQLTVVVSDDATLPTYQVLFKQQTIITPSNLGFTFREHESLGNNAKISNSRISSHDDTWQQPWGERQNVRDNHNQLALTFKQNNTSFDVTFKVFDDGIGFRYQLAEKQGYKHAEISKELTQFNLSDSNKTTAWWIPAREWNRYEYVYNKTPLNAARHIHTPVTLKRNDNIHISIHEAALVDFAAMTLKQGRDGQFNADLTPWSDGTLVKTSDGFTTPWRTIQISDSAVGLANSDLILNLNEPNKLGNVDWVEPSKYVGIWWGMHIGENTWGSGEKHGATTKLTKEYIDFAAQNGFKGVLVEGWNIGWDGDWFHNGDVFNFTQAYPDFNFAELANYAKAKGVEIVGHHETSGNVSNYANQMEDAFALYQKHGVSQVKTGYVADGGNIKRVDRNGQVHREWHDGQFMVNEYLANVTLAAKHKISINTHEPIKDTGLRRTYPNWISREGARGQEYNAWGTPPNPPSHVPTLAFTRMLSGPMDFTPGIFDLSFNGLGSDTNRPQTTLAKQLALYVVIYSPIQMAADLPHNYLAKPEAFQFIKDVPTDWQQSTAIAGEVGEYIVFARQDKHSDDWYLGAVTDEHARTEKIDLNFLEPNRKYIAQVYSDGEHANWVDKPYEMAIYTQTVTHKDELSLKMAAGGGVAIRFKAL from the coding sequence ATGAAAAAAGCACTCTTACTGCTTATACTTGCACCCTGCCTGCAAGCTAAGACCGTTTCGGTGAGTTCCCCAAATCAACAGTTAACAGTCGTCGTCAGTGATGATGCAACTCTGCCTACTTACCAAGTTTTATTTAAACAACAAACTATCATCACACCGTCAAATCTGGGCTTCACTTTTCGTGAGCATGAAAGCCTAGGAAACAATGCCAAAATTAGTAATTCACGTATTTCATCGCACGACGACACTTGGCAACAGCCATGGGGTGAACGTCAAAATGTGCGCGATAATCACAACCAACTGGCATTAACCTTTAAGCAAAACAACACCTCTTTTGATGTCACCTTTAAAGTATTTGATGATGGTATTGGCTTTCGTTATCAACTAGCTGAAAAGCAAGGTTACAAACACGCAGAAATCAGCAAAGAACTTACCCAGTTCAACCTATCAGATTCAAATAAGACAACTGCTTGGTGGATTCCTGCCCGTGAATGGAACCGTTATGAGTATGTTTACAACAAAACACCACTCAATGCTGCACGCCATATTCATACTCCTGTCACCCTAAAACGTAACGACAATATTCACATTAGCATTCATGAGGCAGCGCTCGTCGACTTTGCAGCAATGACACTGAAACAAGGTCGTGACGGCCAGTTTAATGCTGATCTAACGCCATGGAGCGATGGCACATTAGTAAAAACATCAGATGGTTTTACAACACCATGGCGCACCATTCAAATTTCTGATTCTGCAGTTGGCTTAGCTAATTCAGACCTCATTTTAAACCTCAATGAACCTAACAAATTAGGTAATGTTGATTGGGTAGAGCCAAGCAAATACGTAGGTATTTGGTGGGGAATGCACATTGGTGAAAACACCTGGGGTAGCGGGGAAAAACATGGCGCTACCACAAAACTCACTAAAGAATACATCGACTTTGCAGCTCAAAATGGCTTTAAAGGTGTTTTAGTAGAGGGTTGGAATATTGGCTGGGATGGCGATTGGTTCCATAATGGCGACGTGTTTAATTTCACCCAAGCTTATCCTGATTTTAACTTTGCTGAGTTGGCAAACTACGCCAAAGCAAAAGGAGTTGAAATTGTTGGGCACCATGAAACATCCGGCAATGTGAGTAACTACGCAAATCAAATGGAAGACGCCTTTGCGCTTTACCAAAAGCACGGCGTTAGCCAAGTTAAAACCGGCTATGTCGCTGATGGCGGTAACATTAAACGTGTTGATAGAAACGGCCAAGTACATCGCGAATGGCATGACGGCCAATTTATGGTGAACGAGTACTTAGCCAACGTAACACTTGCTGCAAAACATAAAATTAGCATTAATACCCATGAGCCAATTAAAGACACTGGTTTGCGCCGCACTTATCCAAATTGGATCTCTCGCGAAGGTGCTCGTGGTCAAGAGTACAATGCGTGGGGCACACCACCAAACCCACCGAGTCATGTGCCAACATTAGCTTTTACGCGCATGCTTTCAGGCCCAATGGATTTTACACCAGGAATCTTTGACTTATCTTTTAATGGTTTAGGCAGCGACACCAACCGTCCACAGACGACATTAGCAAAACAGTTAGCACTGTATGTTGTCATTTATAGCCCGATTCAAATGGCAGCTGATTTACCGCACAACTACCTTGCTAAACCGGAGGCATTTCAATTTATTAAAGATGTACCAACGGATTGGCAACAGAGTACAGCGATTGCTGGCGAAGTAGGCGAATACATTGTATTTGCACGACAAGATAAGCATTCCGATGATTGGTACTTAGGTGCCGTAACGGATGAACATGCACGCACAGAGAAAATTGACCTTAATTTTCTAGAACCAAATCGCAAATACATTGCCCAAGTGTACAGCGATGGCGAACACGCAAACTGGGTCGACAAACCTTATGAAATGGCAATCTACACTCAGACTGTTACACACAAAGACGAGCTTAGCCTAAAAATGGCTGCCGGCGGCGGTGTTGCGATTCGTTTTAAAGCACTTTAA